The following proteins are co-located in the Maridesulfovibrio sp. genome:
- the pnp gene encoding polyribonucleotide nucleotidyltransferase: MLVPFESTSVTGHVGNLDITLETGRMANQTNGTVLIKSGGTVVLVTAVGMPADGPRDFFPLTCNYLERTYAAGRIPGGYFRREVGRPSDRETLVSRLMDRPIRPMFPKAYCDEVQVIATVLSADTDTNPDVLAMTGASAALHISDLPFNGPVAAARVGLVNNEFVLYPTYKGVAEQSELNLVFAATRDAVIMVEGSSQFLPENTIAEALEWGHEQMAPMFDLQDALREKVGRPKLEVAEPEKDDEVITLVTESFSADLDKALAIPGKLDRKAAKSEVKANAKAMIEEKFPEEPERTKAVGDAMADLEKKIVRKRIVEQGVRIDGRDLTTVRNLSMEVGNLPMTHGSALFRRGETSALAVCTLGSTRDEQRFETLIGEDTKRFMLHYNFPPYCVGEAKFLRAPSRREIGHGTLAERALRPVLPSADDFPFTMRVVSEVMDSNGSSSMATVCGTTLSLMDAGVPISAPVAGIAMGLCQEGDEYFVLTDILGDEDALGDMDFKVAGTEEGVTAIQMDIKISGIPADVLRRALAQAKEARQIILDDMKKTMPEPRAELSVNAPQMEVLQINPEKIRDLIGPGGKNIKAITAETAADIDIEDSGKVSIFAPTLESLKKTVEMVQYYDQTAELGKNYVGTVKKILEIGAIVEILPGLEGLLHISQIDVERIAEVTDVVQLGQEITVKVVEVQPNGRIRLSRKAWLMEQAGQEVDLEKFKMGGGRPSGGRGGRDGGRDGGRRDDRRDDRRGGGRRDDRRDDRRHR; encoded by the coding sequence ATGTTAGTACCTTTTGAATCCACCTCCGTAACCGGTCATGTCGGCAATCTCGACATCACACTGGAAACCGGACGTATGGCTAACCAGACCAACGGAACCGTACTGATCAAGTCCGGCGGCACCGTTGTTCTCGTTACTGCTGTCGGTATGCCCGCTGACGGTCCGCGCGACTTTTTCCCGCTGACCTGTAACTACCTTGAAAGAACTTACGCTGCAGGTCGCATCCCCGGTGGTTACTTCCGCCGTGAAGTAGGCCGTCCTTCCGACCGTGAGACCCTTGTTTCCCGTCTCATGGACCGCCCCATCCGCCCCATGTTCCCCAAAGCTTACTGCGACGAAGTACAGGTTATTGCAACCGTTCTTTCCGCTGATACCGACACCAACCCCGATGTACTGGCTATGACCGGTGCATCTGCAGCACTGCACATCTCCGACCTTCCTTTCAACGGTCCCGTTGCTGCTGCACGTGTAGGTCTCGTAAACAACGAATTTGTTCTCTACCCCACCTACAAAGGCGTTGCAGAACAGTCCGAACTCAACCTCGTCTTCGCCGCTACCCGCGACGCTGTGATCATGGTTGAAGGTAGCTCCCAGTTCCTGCCTGAGAACACCATTGCAGAAGCACTGGAATGGGGTCACGAGCAGATGGCTCCCATGTTCGACCTGCAGGACGCTCTGCGCGAAAAAGTAGGCCGCCCCAAGCTGGAAGTTGCCGAACCGGAAAAAGATGACGAAGTCATCACCCTCGTTACCGAAAGCTTCTCAGCTGATCTGGACAAAGCTCTGGCCATCCCCGGCAAGCTGGACCGTAAGGCTGCAAAGTCTGAAGTTAAAGCTAACGCCAAGGCCATGATCGAGGAAAAATTCCCCGAAGAACCTGAAAGAACTAAAGCTGTTGGCGATGCCATGGCTGACCTCGAAAAGAAAATTGTCCGCAAACGCATTGTTGAGCAGGGCGTTCGTATCGACGGCCGTGACCTGACCACAGTACGTAATCTTTCCATGGAAGTGGGCAACCTGCCCATGACCCACGGTTCCGCCCTGTTCCGCCGCGGTGAGACTTCCGCTCTCGCTGTCTGCACACTGGGCTCCACCCGTGATGAGCAGCGCTTTGAAACCCTGATCGGTGAAGACACCAAGCGTTTCATGCTGCACTACAACTTCCCCCCGTACTGCGTGGGTGAAGCTAAATTCCTGCGTGCGCCTTCCCGCCGCGAAATCGGTCACGGAACACTCGCTGAACGCGCACTGCGCCCGGTTCTGCCCTCTGCTGACGATTTCCCCTTCACCATGCGTGTAGTTTCCGAGGTAATGGACTCCAACGGTTCTTCCTCCATGGCCACCGTTTGCGGTACCACCCTGTCCCTCATGGACGCAGGTGTACCAATCAGCGCACCTGTTGCAGGTATTGCCATGGGGCTCTGCCAGGAAGGCGACGAGTACTTCGTACTCACCGACATCCTCGGTGATGAAGATGCACTCGGCGATATGGACTTCAAGGTTGCCGGTACTGAAGAAGGCGTTACCGCAATTCAGATGGACATCAAGATCAGCGGTATCCCCGCCGATGTTCTGCGCAGAGCACTGGCACAGGCCAAGGAAGCTCGCCAGATCATCCTTGATGACATGAAGAAGACCATGCCCGAGCCCAGAGCTGAACTTTCTGTTAACGCTCCCCAGATGGAAGTACTGCAGATCAACCCCGAGAAGATCCGTGATCTCATCGGACCAGGCGGTAAAAACATCAAGGCGATCACTGCTGAAACCGCAGCCGACATCGACATTGAAGATTCCGGTAAGGTTTCCATCTTCGCTCCCACCCTTGAGTCCCTCAAGAAAACTGTGGAAATGGTTCAGTACTACGACCAGACCGCAGAACTTGGTAAGAACTACGTGGGTACCGTTAAAAAGATTCTCGAAATCGGCGCGATTGTAGAAATCCTGCCCGGTCTCGAAGGTCTGCTGCACATCTCCCAGATCGACGTTGAACGCATCGCAGAAGTTACCGATGTTGTTCAGCTTGGTCAGGAAATCACCGTCAAGGTTGTTGAAGTACAGCCTAACGGACGTATCCGTCTTTCCCGTAAGGCATGGCTCATGGAACAGGCCGGACAGGAAGTTGATCTTGAAAAATTCAAGATGGGCGGCGGACGCCCCAGCGGTGGCCGTGGCGGACGTGATGGTGGCCGTGATGGCGGACGTCGTGACGACAGACGTGATGACAGACGCGGTGGCGGACGTCGTGACGACAGACGTGATGACAGACGTCACAGATAG
- a CDS encoding phosphohydrolase: protein MTPPLPVKTDPLLPVPSAEQCMEWWDDYSMLENIKAHSMLVAKVAVQTSTLAQQSGMDIDIPTIQASALLHDIAKSYCIHHGGNHSQLGAAWVMQLTGNPVIAMGVLHHVFWPFEPDAEKYFLPLVISYADKRVMHDTFTTLEKRFNDLKVRYGKTEKIKQRIHKTYEQALILEERLGKLIGVDLNACSLDCGRLV, encoded by the coding sequence ATGACTCCCCCGCTGCCGGTAAAAACAGACCCGTTATTACCTGTCCCTTCCGCAGAACAATGTATGGAATGGTGGGATGATTACAGCATGTTGGAGAATATCAAAGCACACAGCATGCTAGTAGCCAAGGTCGCGGTTCAGACCTCCACCCTTGCTCAGCAATCCGGCATGGACATCGATATCCCGACTATTCAGGCTTCCGCACTTTTACACGACATTGCCAAAAGTTACTGCATCCACCACGGCGGCAACCACAGCCAGCTCGGTGCAGCATGGGTCATGCAGTTGACCGGAAACCCGGTAATAGCCATGGGCGTACTCCATCATGTCTTCTGGCCCTTTGAGCCTGATGCTGAAAAATATTTCCTTCCGTTAGTCATCAGTTACGCCGATAAACGCGTAATGCATGACACATTTACTACGCTTGAAAAAAGATTCAACGATTTGAAGGTCCGCTACGGCAAGACCGAAAAAATCAAACAAAGAATTCACAAAACATACGAGCAGGCCCTCATTCTCGAAGAGCGGCTCGGCAAACTTATCGGAGTTGATCTGAATGCATGTTCTCTTGATTGCGGGCGGCTGGTCTGA
- a CDS encoding prepilin peptidase produces MHLISINIFPIAAAALIGAVLGSFYGCAVFRYINGQTLTNPRRSTCPKCGHTIRWYENIPLISYLLLRGRCSSCKQQISPMYAVIELVSVAWAVLLMLTFRPSAEWLVYMFFGGLMIIASFIDLKTFILPDIITIPGSIAAIPCAAVFTPVGWEGALLGAGIGGGLFWSLRLLYRGLKGTEGLGLGDVKIMFMIGALAGPQNLPLVITVSAFTGLIAGLVMMAVDKDQEYGSMIPFGPFLALGSMLTILYAEPFWNWYLI; encoded by the coding sequence ATGCATCTAATTTCAATAAATATTTTTCCTATAGCTGCAGCAGCTCTTATCGGGGCGGTTTTAGGCAGTTTTTATGGCTGTGCTGTTTTCCGCTACATTAACGGTCAAACCCTGACCAACCCGCGCCGCTCGACCTGCCCGAAATGCGGGCACACCATCCGCTGGTATGAGAACATCCCGCTCATCAGCTACCTGCTGCTGCGTGGCAGATGTTCATCATGCAAACAACAAATCAGCCCGATGTATGCCGTAATTGAGCTTGTATCCGTTGCATGGGCAGTGCTGCTCATGCTTACCTTCCGCCCTTCGGCAGAATGGCTGGTGTATATGTTTTTCGGTGGCTTGATGATCATAGCCTCGTTCATTGACCTGAAAACATTCATCCTGCCGGACATCATCACCATCCCCGGCTCCATAGCAGCCATTCCCTGTGCAGCCGTGTTTACCCCCGTAGGCTGGGAAGGGGCATTACTTGGCGCAGGTATAGGAGGAGGACTTTTCTGGTCTCTGAGACTGCTTTACCGCGGTTTGAAGGGCACGGAAGGACTGGGCCTCGGGGATGTGAAGATCATGTTCATGATCGGGGCATTAGCCGGACCGCAGAACCTGCCGCTGGTAATCACGGTCTCGGCCTTTACCGGCCTGATTGCCGGACTGGTCATGATGGCGGTGGATAAGGATCAGGAATACGGGTCAATGATTCCGTTCGGCCCGTTTCTGGCGCTGGGGTCCATGCTGACAATACTCTACGCCGAACCGTTCTGGAATTGGTATTTAATATAA
- a CDS encoding transporter substrate-binding domain-containing protein: MKKFAVLLFIMTMLLSTTAHAGPKVITAAADPWLPFINPDSASQGLSIEICQAAFKTQGYEVKLDVVPWVRAEEGVKNGEYDILPNTWMTDKRKAYLAYSDPYASNQVKFIKRKGETFEYTGLPSLAGKVVGIVRGYGYSSEFMNDPAFEREPATEFMTNIKKLVTGRIDLALEDELVAKATIKKTDSSLLPKIEFTKNALSSNDLHVTCGLSNPRHKEIISAFNKGLSEIKANGTYKEIMAKYGI; the protein is encoded by the coding sequence ATGAAAAAATTTGCCGTATTATTATTCATCATGACAATGCTGCTTTCCACAACAGCCCATGCAGGACCGAAGGTAATTACTGCAGCGGCTGATCCATGGCTTCCATTTATCAACCCGGATTCAGCATCACAGGGACTCTCGATTGAAATCTGCCAGGCAGCATTCAAGACTCAAGGATATGAGGTTAAACTTGATGTTGTTCCTTGGGTAAGAGCAGAAGAAGGGGTAAAAAACGGAGAATACGATATTCTGCCTAACACATGGATGACAGACAAAAGAAAAGCATATCTCGCGTACAGTGACCCTTATGCCAGTAATCAGGTAAAATTCATTAAGCGGAAAGGTGAAACCTTCGAATATACTGGCCTGCCCAGTCTTGCCGGAAAAGTAGTCGGGATAGTCAGGGGCTACGGATACAGTTCTGAATTTATGAACGATCCTGCCTTTGAACGTGAACCTGCAACAGAATTCATGACTAACATCAAAAAACTGGTAACTGGTCGAATTGACCTCGCTTTAGAAGACGAACTCGTGGCAAAGGCAACTATCAAAAAAACCGACAGCTCACTCCTCCCGAAGATAGAATTTACCAAGAACGCCCTTTCAAGCAATGACCTTCATGTCACATGCGGCCTGAGTAATCCCCGCCATAAGGAAATCATCAGTGCATTCAACAAGGGGCTGAGTGAGATCAAAGCCAACGGAACCTATAAGGAAATTATGGCAAAATACGGAATTTAA
- the lpxB gene encoding lipid-A-disaccharide synthase: MTIKNNSIWINAGEASGDMHGARLAKELMERDPGLKVMGMGGSAMEKAGCDIRYPMQLISLVGLTEVLPKLPRLLKLFGQIGDILKAERPKAIILIDCPDFNFRLVKIARKLDIPVYYYITPQIWAWRQGRAKFLQKHVRKILCILPFEQQFFKDRGVDALYVGHPLLDLMPLEELDAIDPDPNLIGILPGSRSKEISSLLPEFAAAAEKLSKDFPQLKFSIARAPGVKEEKLRHFWPDHIPVTINQPENRYRLMRNANAIMAASGTATLECALIGTPTLVAYKMSALSGFLAKKILDIKYVSLANIIPDKLILPEYLLENATADNFYKQIHQWVSAPESAQKVRGDLKELREMIGEPGVAARTAETILKDLNSI; this comes from the coding sequence ATGACCATTAAAAATAACAGTATCTGGATTAATGCGGGAGAAGCTTCCGGTGATATGCACGGGGCAAGGCTCGCAAAAGAACTCATGGAGCGCGACCCCGGCCTGAAGGTGATGGGCATGGGCGGGTCGGCAATGGAAAAAGCGGGCTGCGATATCCGCTATCCCATGCAGTTGATTTCACTGGTAGGGCTGACCGAAGTCCTGCCCAAGCTGCCCCGTCTGCTCAAACTCTTCGGACAGATCGGGGACATCCTCAAAGCGGAACGCCCTAAAGCAATCATCCTTATCGACTGCCCGGACTTTAACTTCAGACTGGTTAAAATCGCCCGCAAACTGGACATTCCCGTCTATTACTACATCACCCCGCAAATCTGGGCATGGCGGCAGGGACGGGCAAAATTCCTGCAAAAGCATGTACGCAAAATTCTGTGCATCCTGCCCTTTGAGCAGCAATTTTTCAAAGACCGCGGAGTTGATGCCCTGTACGTAGGACACCCCCTGCTCGACCTCATGCCCCTTGAGGAACTGGACGCCATCGATCCGGACCCGAACCTGATCGGAATTCTTCCGGGCAGCCGCAGCAAGGAGATTTCATCCCTGCTCCCGGAATTTGCTGCAGCAGCGGAAAAACTCTCCAAGGATTTCCCGCAGCTGAAATTTTCCATTGCCCGCGCACCGGGAGTAAAAGAAGAAAAACTGCGTCACTTCTGGCCGGACCACATCCCGGTAACCATCAACCAGCCGGAAAACAGATACCGCCTGATGCGCAATGCCAATGCTATAATGGCTGCTTCCGGTACCGCCACTCTGGAGTGCGCTCTTATCGGCACCCCTACACTGGTGGCCTATAAAATGTCCGCGCTGAGCGGCTTCTTAGCCAAAAAAATACTCGATATTAAATACGTCAGTCTCGCCAACATCATCCCGGACAAACTCATCCTCCCGGAATACCTGCTGGAGAACGCTACTGCGGATAATTTCTACAAACAAATACACCAGTGGGTGAGCGCTCCTGAATCTGCCCAAAAAGTAAGGGGTGATTTAAAAGAATTACGGGAGATGATCGGCGAACCGGGCGTGGCCGCGCGCACAGCTGAAACCATCCTGAAAGACTTGAACAGTATTTAG
- a CDS encoding TusE/DsrC/DsvC family sulfur relay protein, producing MAIVEFQGKSFDVDEDGFLLKFEDWCPEWVDFCKESEGIKDLNEEHQKVIDFLQDYYKKNGIAPMVRILSKVTGFKLKHIYELFPSGPGKGACKMAGLPKPTGCV from the coding sequence ATGGCAATCGTTGAATTTCAGGGAAAAAGCTTTGACGTAGACGAAGATGGTTTCCTGCTCAAGTTCGAAGACTGGTGCCCCGAGTGGGTTGATTTCTGTAAAGAAAGCGAAGGCATCAAAGATCTGAACGAAGAGCACCAGAAAGTTATCGACTTCTTGCAGGACTACTACAAGAAGAACGGTATCGCACCCATGGTCCGCATCCTTTCCAAGGTTACCGGATTCAAACTCAAGCACATTTATGAGCTGTTCCCCTCCGGTCCCGGTAAGGGAGCTTGTAAAATGGCTGGTCTGCCCAAGCCTACCGGCTGCGTATAG
- a CDS encoding phenylacetate--CoA ligase: protein MGGKYRFIPELSAQELADKQLQGLKWTVAHTAANSPFYQAQYKEQGVEAGDIKSLEDLQKLPFTTADHLKEGYPLPLLSVPEEDVVRIHGSSGTTGKRKILSYTRKDIETWKNMFARCYELAGLTTLDRVQVCVGYGLWTAGAGFQLGSEHFGAMTLPVGPGMLEIQLQILEDLGATCLCSTASMALLLGEEAQKAGIVERLKLKRCIFGGEACSAKMRKQFEEALGLESSHDISGMTELYGPGAGIECNAHEGLHYWGDEYIAEIIDPVTLKPVPEGEVGELVVTTLNKEASPLVRYRTRDLTRIIPGECSCGCSMPRHDTISGRSDDMFIFRGVNIYPGQIASVLESFPEASSEYQIYLERREGLDHMSVRVERMPEASESDDANLAKAICAEIRKYILVRANVEILKPGLLPRSFAKTKRVFDERM, encoded by the coding sequence ATGGGCGGCAAATATAGATTCATACCGGAATTGAGTGCACAGGAACTTGCTGATAAACAGCTGCAAGGATTGAAATGGACCGTAGCGCATACTGCCGCCAACAGCCCTTTTTATCAGGCTCAGTATAAAGAGCAGGGAGTTGAAGCCGGCGATATTAAGTCTCTTGAAGATCTGCAGAAACTTCCTTTTACCACTGCCGACCATCTTAAGGAAGGCTATCCGCTGCCGCTGCTTTCCGTTCCTGAAGAGGATGTCGTGCGTATCCACGGTTCCAGCGGGACCACCGGAAAGCGCAAGATTCTTTCTTACACCCGCAAGGATATTGAAACATGGAAGAACATGTTTGCCCGCTGTTACGAACTGGCCGGACTGACCACCCTTGACCGCGTGCAGGTCTGCGTAGGCTACGGGCTCTGGACTGCCGGGGCTGGGTTCCAGCTCGGTTCGGAACATTTCGGGGCCATGACCCTGCCTGTGGGACCCGGGATGCTTGAAATTCAGCTCCAGATTCTGGAAGACCTCGGAGCGACCTGCCTGTGTTCTACTGCTTCCATGGCCCTGCTGCTCGGAGAGGAAGCCCAGAAAGCCGGTATAGTGGAGCGGCTCAAGCTCAAGCGTTGTATCTTCGGAGGGGAAGCGTGCTCAGCTAAGATGCGCAAGCAGTTTGAGGAAGCTCTCGGTCTTGAATCGAGCCATGATATTTCCGGCATGACCGAGCTTTACGGTCCCGGCGCCGGTATCGAATGTAATGCCCATGAGGGGCTGCACTACTGGGGTGATGAGTACATCGCTGAGATCATTGATCCGGTAACTCTCAAGCCCGTACCTGAAGGTGAAGTGGGTGAGCTGGTAGTCACCACGCTGAACAAGGAAGCTTCGCCGCTGGTCCGTTACCGCACCCGTGACTTGACCCGGATCATCCCCGGTGAATGTTCCTGCGGTTGCTCCATGCCTCGTCATGACACCATCTCCGGCAGAAGTGACGATATGTTCATTTTTCGCGGAGTTAATATTTATCCCGGTCAGATCGCTTCTGTACTGGAATCTTTCCCCGAAGCCAGTTCCGAATACCAGATATATCTTGAACGCCGTGAAGGGTTGGATCACATGTCTGTGCGCGTTGAACGTATGCCTGAGGCTTCCGAGTCCGATGATGCAAATCTTGCCAAGGCCATCTGCGCTGAGATCAGGAAATATATCCTTGTGCGGGCCAATGTGGAAATCCTCAAGCCCGGTTTGCTTCCCAGAAGTTTTGCCAAGACCAAGCGTGTTTTTGACGAAAGAATGTAG
- a CDS encoding GAF domain-containing protein, whose protein sequence is MANKENSEKYELFKDVMEHRLQQADIRQVLNQLSLEERDFFVETLTGTFDKLNAVLEVTHQVSDILTLDILFTRLVELTTEALRADRGTIFLNDPETGELFSRAAMGELTQEIRFPNHLGIAGSVFTSGESIIIDDAYADPRFNPEVDKKTGYRTRNIITAPIRGKDGVAVGVVQLLNKHENNFSEHDLSLLEAMAAQAASALINAQLFEQVTRARKEETQLLEVTKAISKEIHLKPLIKRIMSTTSMLLEADRSTLFLNDEKTNELWSMVAQGMETKEIRFPNHLGIAGSVFTSGNTVNIPDAYADSRFNPEVDKKTGYRTNTILCMPVKNKSGKVIGVVQSLNKKGGPFSGVDEKRLHAFSAQASIAIENATLFEEVLTMKNYNESMLESMANGVVTFNEDGIAEKCNSSAERILEILEKDILAKKADSLFVDDNEWIANAIHKTVTENTIELVMDAELSILGKLKSVNLSTKPLVNSKGVNLGVLLVIEDISNEKRLKGTLARYMTKEVADQLMNNEAMLGGQLKEATVFFSDIRSFTTLSESLGAQETVSMLNDYFTDMVEILFERGGILDKYIGDAIMAVFGTPFATDRDADHAVLSAIEMMRSLRDFNERRLKEGHDPIDIGIGLNTAPVVVGNIGSLKRMDYTVIGDGVNLAARLEGANKLYGSHILISEFTVAALKDEYLLREADLIQVKGKTEPVAIYEVLDYAKEEEHPLIREVVRTFAHALEVYRNREFDSARMLFKECLALLPGDKMSAMYIDRCDHFLATPPPADWDGVWVMQSK, encoded by the coding sequence GTGGCTAATAAAGAGAACAGTGAAAAATATGAGCTTTTCAAGGATGTGATGGAGCATCGACTCCAACAGGCCGACATACGTCAGGTGCTGAATCAGCTTTCCTTGGAAGAACGTGATTTTTTTGTCGAGACGCTGACAGGAACTTTCGACAAGTTGAACGCTGTTCTGGAGGTTACACATCAGGTGTCGGATATCCTGACGCTTGATATCCTGTTCACCCGCCTTGTGGAACTGACTACCGAGGCATTGCGCGCGGACAGGGGGACGATTTTTCTCAATGATCCAGAGACGGGAGAATTGTTTTCGCGTGCGGCCATGGGGGAATTGACCCAGGAAATCAGGTTTCCCAACCATTTGGGTATAGCAGGTTCCGTTTTTACTTCTGGAGAGTCGATCATCATTGATGATGCCTACGCCGATCCCAGATTCAATCCGGAAGTGGACAAAAAAACAGGCTATCGCACCCGCAATATAATTACCGCTCCCATACGGGGTAAGGATGGCGTTGCCGTGGGTGTGGTCCAGTTGCTCAACAAGCATGAAAATAATTTTTCCGAACATGATCTTTCCCTGCTGGAAGCCATGGCCGCTCAAGCTGCCTCGGCTCTGATCAACGCCCAATTGTTCGAGCAGGTTACCCGTGCCCGTAAGGAAGAGACGCAACTTCTGGAGGTCACTAAGGCCATTTCCAAGGAAATTCATCTCAAACCCCTCATTAAGAGGATCATGTCCACCACATCCATGCTCCTTGAGGCTGACCGCAGCACTTTGTTTTTGAACGATGAAAAAACAAATGAATTATGGTCTATGGTTGCGCAGGGAATGGAGACAAAGGAAATACGTTTCCCCAACCATCTTGGCATAGCCGGATCGGTTTTTACATCCGGAAATACGGTCAATATTCCTGATGCGTATGCAGATTCACGGTTTAACCCCGAGGTGGACAAGAAGACCGGGTACAGGACCAATACCATTTTGTGCATGCCGGTGAAGAACAAATCCGGAAAGGTTATTGGCGTGGTCCAGTCCTTGAACAAGAAGGGCGGTCCGTTCTCCGGTGTCGATGAAAAAAGGCTTCATGCTTTTTCGGCTCAGGCTTCTATAGCAATTGAGAATGCGACGCTTTTTGAAGAAGTCCTGACCATGAAAAATTACAACGAGTCCATGCTTGAATCCATGGCCAACGGCGTGGTCACATTCAACGAGGACGGGATCGCCGAAAAATGCAATTCATCTGCGGAGCGTATTCTGGAAATTCTCGAAAAGGATATCCTTGCCAAGAAGGCGGATTCTTTATTTGTGGATGATAATGAGTGGATTGCGAACGCTATTCACAAAACGGTAACCGAAAATACGATTGAGTTGGTCATGGATGCTGAACTGTCCATTCTAGGCAAGCTCAAATCCGTGAACCTATCGACCAAGCCTCTGGTTAATTCCAAAGGTGTAAATCTGGGTGTACTGCTCGTTATCGAGGATATTTCGAATGAAAAGCGGCTCAAGGGTACTCTGGCCCGGTACATGACCAAAGAAGTGGCCGACCAACTCATGAACAATGAGGCCATGCTTGGTGGTCAACTCAAGGAGGCTACGGTCTTTTTTTCCGACATCCGCAGTTTTACCACACTGTCCGAATCCCTTGGGGCACAGGAAACTGTCTCCATGCTCAATGACTATTTTACCGATATGGTGGAAATCCTTTTCGAACGAGGGGGGATACTGGACAAATACATCGGCGACGCAATTATGGCCGTGTTTGGCACCCCCTTTGCGACGGATCGCGATGCTGACCACGCTGTTTTGTCGGCTATTGAGATGATGCGTTCCCTGCGAGATTTCAATGAACGCCGCCTCAAGGAGGGGCATGATCCTATCGATATCGGAATAGGCCTGAATACCGCTCCGGTGGTCGTAGGAAACATCGGGTCTCTCAAGCGCATGGATTACACCGTAATCGGTGACGGGGTGAATCTTGCGGCCAGATTGGAGGGGGCTAACAAGTTGTACGGTTCCCATATCCTGATCAGCGAGTTTACGGTAGCGGCTCTCAAGGACGAATATCTACTGCGGGAAGCTGACCTGATTCAGGTTAAGGGTAAAACCGAGCCTGTGGCCATTTATGAGGTGCTTGATTATGCCAAAGAGGAAGAGCATCCTCTTATTCGTGAGGTGGTCCGCACCTTTGCCCATGCTCTGGAAGTCTATCGCAATCGGGAGTTCGATTCCGCGCGGATGCTCTTCAAGGAATGTTTAGCGCTTTTACCCGGCGACAAGATGAGCGCAATGTACATTGATCGATGCGATCATTTTCTCGCTACTCCGCCACCAGCCGATTGGGACGGCGTTTGGGTCATGCAGAGCAAGTAG
- a CDS encoding D-alanine--D-alanine ligase — MHVLLIAGGWSEEREVSLSGAKGIEQALLELGHDVEFVDPATDFKNILLLAEHADFAFINLHGSPGEDGLIQAMLNQVNCPYQGAEPESSFLTLNKAATKTVMDHHGILTPKWELICAADGCKGLQELEPPVFIKPNSGGSSLGMTFARTTEELEKGIETVFNLGDSALVEKYTKGIEVTCGILDGEPMPLILINPPENAEFFDYHSKYALDGAEEICPAPIDPVLTEQIQQITAKAHKLLGLSDYSRADFIISEGVPYLLEVNTLPGMTPTSLVPQAAKEAGYSFNELIAKLIELGQRKRK; from the coding sequence ATGCATGTTCTCTTGATTGCGGGCGGCTGGTCTGAGGAAAGGGAAGTATCCCTTAGCGGCGCAAAAGGCATTGAACAGGCTCTTCTCGAACTTGGTCACGATGTAGAATTCGTTGATCCGGCAACAGACTTCAAGAATATCCTGCTTTTGGCTGAACATGCTGATTTCGCATTTATCAACCTCCACGGTTCGCCGGGAGAGGACGGCCTGATTCAGGCCATGCTCAATCAGGTCAACTGCCCTTATCAGGGGGCTGAACCTGAAAGTTCTTTCCTGACCCTGAATAAAGCCGCAACCAAAACTGTCATGGATCACCACGGTATCCTGACCCCCAAATGGGAACTGATCTGTGCTGCGGACGGATGTAAGGGTTTGCAGGAACTCGAACCTCCGGTTTTCATCAAACCGAACTCCGGCGGTTCCAGCCTCGGTATGACCTTTGCCCGCACAACTGAAGAACTGGAAAAAGGAATCGAGACAGTTTTCAACCTTGGAGACAGCGCGCTTGTTGAAAAGTACACCAAAGGTATTGAGGTAACCTGCGGCATCCTTGACGGAGAGCCAATGCCTCTGATTCTGATAAATCCTCCGGAGAACGCTGAATTCTTTGACTATCATAGCAAATACGCCCTTGACGGGGCGGAAGAGATATGCCCCGCCCCCATCGACCCGGTTCTGACTGAACAGATTCAGCAGATCACGGCCAAAGCCCACAAACTGCTGGGGCTGAGCGATTACAGCAGGGCTGATTTTATAATTTCTGAAGGAGTACCCTACCTGCTGGAAGTGAACACACTTCCCGGCATGACTCCGACAAGTCTTGTCCCGCAGGCCGCAAAAGAAGCGGGTTATTCATTCAATGAACTGATCGCAAAGCTCATTGAACTGGGACAGCGCAAGCGGAAGTAA